gtggcacacagacacacaatgcaAAGACTGAGTCAACTTCTTTTTATCTGCTTTTAGGTGTGATCTTTATATTGCCCACACCTGTTACTTGCCCCAGGTGAGTTTAGCATCACATGCTtgaaacaaatgtatttatccacaattttgAAAGGGTTCCAATAATATTGTCCGGCCCATTTTTTGGAGTTGTGTGAGAAATTATGtcaaaattagatttttttttacccctctgtttttctttttcaatacacacaaaagaaaataaatgtgtatagcAAAACGTGTAACTGCAATACTTTTCTCTGAGAAATGACTGTATACGTTGATTGTTATGATCtacagggtttcccgcagcgcTTTTCAGTTAaggcggcccgcctaagctcggaagccctaccgccttaactaggtcgtccaaaaaaagtaaaaactctGCTGCACAAAGGtcgtcaagtgcatctcggagaatagcgcAGACCCCCACCCACTCACACCGCTTCACATCGCGAGCGCGCCACtcggccgaaatgagagaaagacgtggtccgtcactgtgTAGAGGATAACTAGTCATTTGATGAAACGTGTGTCCGCaaaatttttaatgttgttttgcactcttatttattattatgttatttaaattttatatttagtgttaaatagtaattgttaaatgtagtagagtctgtggtctatctcacaaagaagcgcCGCCCCGCCactagccccgcccactcaccaacacacagacagacagagagacacacagacacaccaggAGATCAGGGAACTCTGTGGGTGGCATCACGTAAATGACAGTTACTCAAAAATGGCTGAATGGTTGTATGATTCATGCTGATGTCAGAAATGAAAAGCCTCTTTGCTGCTATGTACTACAAAAGCTTGATAGAAAGCTAAACAGTTTGGTGCTGTGTGAATTTACTTACACTTTGAGTCCTGGCGAGTCCTCAGTGTAGAAGCGCCACATGCCACCTGTACCTGCTGATGCTGTAGCCCGGCCTGCAGACCGTGTACCACTGCCAGTCGCTTTCCTGTGTGTggcaagaaagagagataaatcTGAATTAGACACTTCAACAACACAGAGTCATGTTATTCATTATCTCTGAATGAGGCATTCCTACTCCAGCAGATAACAGTACTGCCTTAATCACTCTGAACTaactttcttacacacacacccccactcaACCCCTACACACCACCCAATCCACCCACACTCAACCCCTACACCCCCCAGCCACTCTCTACCCGTACACCTACACCCCCCAGCCACTCTCAACCCCTACACCCACCGACCCACTCTCAACCCCTACACCCACTGACCCACTCTCAACCCCTACACCCACTGACCCACTCTCAACCCCTACACCCACCACCtctacacccacacccacccacctctacacccacacccacccactcaaCCCCTACACCCAACCACccacctcctacacacacacacacacacacacacacacacacacacaaacaaccccTAGCCCCACCCACCCACTACACCCATCCTTTTTTAGTGTGACCTCTTAATGTGGTTGGTTTAAGGTTTATTGGGAGCTTATACCTCTGTCTGACTGTAGATCCTGCTGCTCTCGGGGCCACCGTCTTGCTGGGGGAACGGCCAGAGGCCCCGACACTAGATGCGCTTGCTGCGGGTCCAGGCTGAaaccaaaatataaaaagtattatATAATCATATTCTTTAGTATCATGTAATATCATGTCTCAAAACACCATCAACAGTAACAGTCAACACTGGAGCTGACCTCATAGTACTAGGATATTttacaccatcatcatcattcagaAACATAAGACTTTTGCATACATGTGCCTTTCAACAAGCCACTGAATCCTGATCATCATAgaaatggtgtaaatgtaaatttactaaatactgtaaatgtaaatgaatagaCATTTTAACCCTCAGATTTGATCCTCTCTGAAAACATAATCTGAATCAAAAGGGGAACAAAACTAAACTTATAAAAGTGCTGTTATTCTCTCCTGAGGAAACCACATGTGCCAAGACTTTTTGAACACAGTGtttcagattgtgtgtgtgtgtgtgtgtgtgtgtgtgtgtgtgtgtgtgtgtgtgtgtgtgtgtgtgagatgggggTCTGCATTGCTTtaaaaacactacacaacaatcacacacatacagttagTTTTAGAATCATTAAAAATTAGAACCAAGAGCACTTGTATGCAGAGAGGAGATATAAAGTGCTTGGAAAATGTTTGATGCATGTAGTTAATGGTACTTTTATGGTGGTCCACTAACCAAAAGCCACGTATGCAAAACTCCATCTAATTAACAAGGGTACTTAATAACAGGATACTTAATAACAGGGTACTTAACTGTCAATTTCACAAAAAGCaagaaaacatatttaaaaaaaggagaaatgtaaataaatcgatttacatgcaataaataaataaataaatgttaacctGACTGACAGGTAGCTAACGTTAGCTATGTACTGTAAAGCTTTGCTTGGTTACTGTAACTAAGACCGTGAATTcacattaaataaattttttaaaaaaacttacCATGTTGTTGAGCTTTTTGTTAGCGTTCGAGGGTAAAAACCTGAGCAGACGGTCACCGGGAATGAAGTGTCTAAAAAGAAGGGGCTATTTTCTGCTGACGATTTACAGAAAAGGCCACGACAACTCAAGGAAGGACCCGATTAGCTGCCTATTTGCGATGCCTGTTGAAATttctaacaaaaaataaacatataacaaatttttaaaaagccTACATTAATTGAATGATATTCACAAATATCCATTCAAATgacatattattattttgttggtTAAAGTTATCTGATATACcgtttaattataatatttgaaGCAGGCAAAATTGCAGCGAGCATAATAGCAAGAAGCGATGACGTGCCTTACTTGGTGAGGACACGACATTTTGGCTCTTGCAGAGCGTAGTTTCCTTCTTTTATTGGTGTAAGATTGTATTCGATTACCTGTATGGATTTTTGAGCCATAATGGCAGCTAGCTAGTTACAGTACGTAGACTAATACGGTTACTAAGGTAAGTATTAAGATATCAGTTTTGTAATTATTAAATGACATAACGTTCAGAGCTTATGAATGAGAGCTAGCTAGGTCTCTGAGGCTAATTTATAATCTAATTATAATAACTGtgtaaataataacacaaaattCCGTAACAGTTTGTATTGTACTATTGTTTACGTCCTACAAGGGTTTGGTCAAAATGAAACTtgatataatatacattacacacgaacacagacatacagtatatatacacacacagacatatatacacactgacacatacacagacatatatacacacacacagacacatacacagacatatacacaaacacacatatacaaacatacagacacatacacacatacatatacatacatacatacacacagacatatacatacatacacacacagagacatacagtatatacatacgtacaaacacacatacacacagacacatacaaacagacacatatacacacacagagacatatatacatacatgcatgcatacatacatacagacttagacatacacacacagaggcatacacacacacacacacacacacatatacacactgacatatacagtactgtgcaaaagttttaggcaggtgtgaaaaaatgctgtaaacaaagaatgctttcaaaaatggaagtgttaaatactttttttcataaatgaacaaaatgcagtgaaagaacaaaagagaaatctaaatctaatcaatatttggtgtgaccagcctttgccttcaaaacagcagaaattcttctaggtacacttgcacacactttttgaaggaactcggctggtaggttgttccaaacatcttggagaactaaccacagatcttctgtggatgtaggctttctcacatccttctgtctcttcatgtaatcccataCACACTCGAtaatgttgagatcagggctctgtgggggccgtgccatcacttcatattggtttgaaggcaaaaaaaaataacaccaaatattgatttgatttagattttgcacggtactgtatatacacacacacacacacacacctgcaaatttcaggagtttaacagttgggtcacttgaagtgcagtcattagtataGGAAGTAATTGATAATACCAATATCTTATCAAAAGATGTTCAGAATAATGAACTGTATCGGTGGGACACAAtgttgatcagtgattggctgttggGAATAAtgatgattagtgattggtctttgTTAATATTGTTATTCTCAGATTGGTTTTTGAGAATAATGCTGATTTTCTCTGAGAATGATGGTAATCGGTTGGCCTTGTGTCATGATGTTGATCACTGTTTGGTCCTTTGTGAAAAATATTGATTAGTGATTAATCTTTGAGAATAATGGTGGTCAGTGTATTTAGTAATAAAATTGATCACTGATTGCTGGGAGAAATGATCATTGATGATCTTTTAAGAATATCACTGATTGGTCTTTGGAAATAAtgttgataaaaaataatttaattatttaaaacatatatatattaatgagcAACCAACTTAGAAATGGTGAATTCAGCAAACTCTGGACTCCGTTCCCAAAGGCAGAGCAGATATACACAATAAACTAAAGTTTTTTCCCCATCAGAGtcatacacagtacatatagtgaaatgctttttacggTTTTTAGTGTTGTGAAAATAGAGTCAAAGTCAAAATAGTcaaaaattgaatttaaaagtaaaataaaaatggaaataaaatggaGCAAGCAgtagaagtaaaaaataaaatgacagaatCGAGAAGTATATAGCAGGAGGATGCAATACAGTGACTGAATATATGATTAGTGATATAACTATACTATAGAATAAAGTGCAGTTGTATTGCATATATGTAAATTGTACAGTAATCCTGTTTAGTTTAGTAATCCTGGTGTTTAAAATCTTTTGCTGTGTTTCGtgttgcagcagcagcagcagcatggtTCGAGTGGTCTTTTTGCACCCTGATTTGGGAATAGGAGGTGCGGAGCGCCTGGTGGTGGATGCAGCTGTCGCCCTGCGCTCACGTGGATGCAGTGTAAAGATCTGGACGGCTCATTACGATCCACAGCACTGCTTCTCAGAAACGCTCTCACCAGACCTGCCCGTGGAGTGTGTTGGCGACTGGTTGCCcaccagtgtgtgtgggtactTCCATGCCATCTGTGCCTACCTGCGCATGATTTATGTAGCCCTCTACCTAGTGTTCCTGAGCAGAGAGGAATACGATGTGGTTTTCTGTGACCAGGTAAAcattggttgttgtttttttcccccgtcTTTGCTGGGTGGCGCTCCAGTCTGTATGGAACTGATCAGCACCCAAGCACTTATTGATCAGTTGTTTCTATGATTGTGATTGCACTGTAATATTCAACAGTTGTTCTTCTAAATTAAAATCACTCTACAAAATGTGAAAAGATGCTTTCTGGAAAAGTCTTTTATGAAAGTTTTTGTGTACAGATATTTTTGGAAGTTAGGGTGACCAAACAGAACATTAGGTAACATTTGGGCCTCGTCCCAAATGTCATACCACACGCTAGTATATGTTGTTCCCCAGTCAATGCCAAATGATCTCAATTTCCCGTGATGCGACTCCATTAGTTTTATCAGAATAGGCTGTTGTCAGCCATcttgaaaatctttttttcatcCAGTGTAGGCACCTGTTAGCCACGCCCCCTTCTGTTATGTAGCAAAGCTGCGAGTGTTAAGTTCAAGAAGTTTCCGATattcaatacttttttttttccagttgaaTAAGTGCATTATAAATTCtcagtgtaaacacactactTACAATAAGTATGCGATTTGGGATGAAGGTTCTATCTTGTAACTAAGGGTGTCTATTTAAATCTCTTTTAGGTGTCTGCATGCATTCCTGTCCTGCGTCTGGCACGCCACAGGAAGAAGGTCCTCTTCTACTGCCACTTCCCTGATCAGTTGCTAACTGAGCGGCGTTCTCTGCTCAAACGTCTCTACCGCGCGCCCATAGACCGTCTGGAGGAGTTCACGACCGGTTTGGCCGACCTCATTGTAGTCAACAGCAAATTCACCGCCGACATCTTCAAACAGACCTTCTCTAACCTGGCAGAGATCCAAACAGATGTCCTTTACCCCTCTCTGAACACGTCCACTTTTGATAAGAAAGTCAAAGACCTTGATGGGTTGATCCCTGAGCACCGGCGCTTCCTTTTTCTCTCGATAAATCGCTACGAGAGGAAGAAAAACCTGCCGTTAGCATTGCAAGCGCTGGCTGCGCTAAAGGAGCGGATTTCAGCTTCCCAGTGGGAACAGGTACACCTAGTGATGGCAGGTGGCTATGACGAGCGTGTGGCTGAGAACGTGCAGCACTACGCTGAGCTGCGCTCTCTAGCCGCCACTCTCGGCCTGGAGGAGCACGTCACCTTTCTGCGCTCCTTCTCTGACCAGCAGAAGGTGGCGCTGCTAAACAAAAGCACTTGTGTTCTTTACACTCCCAGCGGTGAGCACTTTGGAATTGTACCAGTTGAGGCCATGTACATGCAATGCCCCGTGATTGCCGTAGCCTCTGGAGGACCTCTGGAGTCCGTGGCGGACGGAGAGACGGGCTTCTTGTGCCAGCC
This genomic stretch from Tachysurus fulvidraco isolate hzauxx_2018 chromosome 25, HZAU_PFXX_2.0, whole genome shotgun sequence harbors:
- the sec61b gene encoding protein transport protein Sec61 subunit beta codes for the protein MPGPAASASSVGASGRSPSKTVAPRAAGSTVRQRKATGSGTRSAGRATASAGTGGMWRFYTEDSPGLKVGPVPVLVMSLLFIASVFMLHIWGKYTRS
- the alg2 gene encoding alpha-1,3/1,6-mannosyltransferase ALG2, which codes for MVRVVFLHPDLGIGGAERLVVDAAVALRSRGCSVKIWTAHYDPQHCFSETLSPDLPVECVGDWLPTSVCGYFHAICAYLRMIYVALYLVFLSREEYDVVFCDQVSACIPVLRLARHRKKVLFYCHFPDQLLTERRSLLKRLYRAPIDRLEEFTTGLADLIVVNSKFTADIFKQTFSNLAEIQTDVLYPSLNTSTFDKKVKDLDGLIPEHRRFLFLSINRYERKKNLPLALQALAALKERISASQWEQVHLVMAGGYDERVAENVQHYAELRSLAATLGLEEHVTFLRSFSDQQKVALLNKSTCVLYTPSGEHFGIVPVEAMYMQCPVIAVASGGPLESVADGETGFLCQPTAESFAEAIQRFVVDPELKQRVGKAGRDRVLERFSLQAFTDQLYQYVISLVN